AGGTTCTAGAGCGTTCTGGGTCATCGGGGCTTGCCCATCCTTGAGAAGTGTTCCAAAGGTCACGCCAGGGTCTAAAGTAACTTTCCCATCCAGGGGGAGCAATATTTAAGCTTTTACCAGTGGTTAATTCAACTCTAGGGGTAACAAAATGGAGTTCTACCCTATCATTGCCTGTGTGGGTATGCCTTACCCATAAAATGTCATACTGATCCTTATCTAATCCAGCAAAGGCGACGTTTTCAAAGGAGTTAATAAGGGCTTGTTGTTGTTCATTGTTAGGAGCATCTTCAGGAGCAAAGCTAAGAACGCCACTACGGTATTTATGTTTGAAGTTTAGGGAATCAATTAAGTTAATGGTTTGTTGAGGATCTCCTTTAATTAGTTCGGGTTGAGGGTCACGAATGATACCTTTAGCATCAGTTTCTTTAAGGATATATTCAACTGGGGCTTTACCTTTTCCCGTCCCACGGTCAAAGAACTTAAGTAACATCTTCGTTGTCCTCTGAATTAGGAGAAGGTTTATCAGATTTAACTGATAGTTCATGTAGGGTTTCTTGGATCAGTCTAAGAGCTTGAATAACCTCAATAGCTTCGGCGGTTTGTTTGTAGGTATTAGCCCATTTAGCGATTTGGTTTAGATTATTGCCAATGCGAGCGATCTGCCTAGTTTGTTCTTGAACTAATGAACTATTTGAAGCTGTCCAAGTTCGAGTTTTGGACATAGCTTGTCGGATAAGATTAGAGAGAGTAAGACCTGAGAGTACGGCCTTTTCTTGCCAAGCTAATTTTTCAGAAGGAGTTACCCGAATTGTTAGATTAATGTTACGTTTCTCAGTCATAATAAAAAGAGAAGAACATTCCTTTCCCATCTGCCCGAAGGGGGTTTTAGGGGGTTTCCCCCTAAACAGCAGCCCCATGTTAGAATCTTTGTGATTCAACTATAACATAAGTACATGGGGTCTGCTGGCTTCCGCTTCACGGAAGGGACTACACTGAAAGGCTATCTAGGGGTAATGGGGTTACAGTAATAAGATAATTATAAGGTATTTTCCTAATCGGAAAATAGTTATTTGTGAATGGGGGATAATCCCCCAAACCCCCTTACTGGGGGACACCCCCAGACCCCCATTAGGGCAGATGGGAAAGGAATGTCTTTGTTTGATTAATTGGTTTAATATTGATAGTAGTTATTATGGAGGTGGGATTATAGAAAGGCAAACATTGGGGGCTTTAGAGAGGGCTTATTTGTCACTTCAGGATATAGTGACTAATTTATATGGTGAAGCGACTGTTTGAAATAGGAAAATTAACGGTAGGACAAGCAGCAGAATTGGCGGGTTATTCTAAACCGACTTTTATCGAGTTACTTGGTAAATTAGGGGTTCCTGTGATTGATTATCCCCCCCAAGAATTAGAAGAGGAAAAAATTACTTAATTTATCTTTTTATAAAATAAGTATAACATTATAACGTGATTTTAGTTACAGTGTTATTAACTTTGTTATACACTTATAAATTAAATGGTTAATAATCACGATAATTAGAGTTGACTATAACTACAGTTTAGTTTTTATTTAAAACGGTGTTTTTAAATGTGTCCAAC
Above is a genomic segment from Crocosphaera subtropica ATCC 51142 containing:
- a CDS encoding MobC family plasmid mobilization relaxosome protein, with protein sequence MTEKRNINLTIRVTPSEKLAWQEKAVLSGLTLSNLIRQAMSKTRTWTASNSSLVQEQTRQIARIGNNLNQIAKWANTYKQTAEAIEVIQALRLIQETLHELSVKSDKPSPNSEDNEDVT
- a CDS encoding UPF0175 family protein, which codes for MVKRLFEIGKLTVGQAAELAGYSKPTFIELLGKLGVPVIDYPPQELEEEKIT